GCCCAGTCCAGTGGCTCCAGTCCGGATCTCGCCGCCGCCCGGCCCAGGTGCGAGTCCCCGCTGCTGGGGAGGCGGCGGGCCCCGGCTCCCCTCGGCCGCCTCGGCCGCCTCGCCCGCCCGGGGTTGGCGGGGAGGGAACAGCTGGGCGGCCCCAGAGCCCCTCGGAGGACAATGCGCCCGGCGCTCGGCCACCCTCGCTCGGTCTCCTCCGCGTCCGGCTCCTTCCCGCCGCCCCCGGCCGCCGCCCGGCTGCAGCCCCTCTTCCTCCGCGGGGGCTCCTTCCGCGGCCGGAGAGGCTCGGGCGACAgcagcaccagcaccagcaccagccGCGGGGGAGGCGGCGGCAGACGCGGCGGGGGCGGCGGCTCCCCGAGCAGCAGCACGGGCGCCGAGCGCGAGGACGACGACGAGAGCCTCAGCGTCAGCAAGCCGCTGGTGCCCAACGCCGCGCTCCTGGGGCCGCCGACTCAGGTGGGCGCCGCGGCCGGCCCAGCGCCCGCcgccttctcctcctcagccgccacctcctcctccacctccacgcCCACCTCCTCCTGCAGCATGACAGCCGCGGACTTCGGCGGGGGCGCCGCGGCCGGGGCCGTCGGGGGCCCCGGGAGCCGCTCGGCGGGGGGCGCGGGCGGCACCGGGACCGGCAGCGGCGCCTCCTGCTGCCCGTGTTGCTGCTGCTGCGGCTGCCCAGACCGCTCGGGCCGCAGGGGTAGGCGCCGCGGCTGCGCCCCTAGTCCCAGGTGCCGCTGGGGCTACCAGGCGCTGTCCGTGGtgctgctgctggctcagggTGGCCTGCTGGATCTGTACCTCATCGCCGTCACCGACCTGTACTGGTGCTCCTGGATCGCCACTgacctggtggtggtggtgggctgggCCATCTTCTTCGCCAAGAACAGCCGGGGCCGTCGGGGCGGAGTGGCCAGCAGCGCGCACAACCACCACCTGCACCACCACCACGCCGCGCCGCCCCTGCACCTGCCCGCCCCCTCGGCTGCTACCGCTGGGGCCAAGGCGCGCGGAGCCCGCGGGGGCGCCGGCGGCGCAGGGGGCGGCCTGGGGGCGGCCGCGGCAGCGGGCGAGTTCGCCTTCGCCTACCTGGCCTGGCTTATCTACTCCATCGCCTTCACTCCCAAGGTGGTGCTGATCCTGGGCACGTCTATCCTAGACCTCATCGAGCTGCGCGCGCCCTTCGGCACCACGGGCTTCCGTCTCACTATGGCGCTGTCGGTGCCCCTGCTCTACAGCTTGGTGCGGGCCATCAGCGAGGCGGGCGCACCCCCGGGATCGGCAGGACCCCTGCTGCTGCAGCCCCAGCGGCACCGCGCGGCTGGATGCTTCCTGGGCACGTGTCTAGACCTGCTCGACAGCTTCACGCTGGTGGAGCTGATGCTGGAGGGCCGCGTGCCACTGCCAGCGCACCTGCGCTACCTGCTCATCGCCGTCTACTTCCTCACCCTCGCCTCGCCGGTGCTCTGGCTCTACGAGCTCAACGCCgcggccgcggcggcggcggcatcCTGGGGCCAGGCCTCCGGGCCCGGCAGCTGCAGCCGCCTTTTGCGCTTGCTGGGCGGCTGCCTGGTAGACGTGCCCTTGCTGGCGCTGCGCTGCCTCCTGGTGGTCAGCTACCAGCAGCCCCTCTCCATCTTCATGCTCAAGAACCTCTTCTTCCTCGGTTGCCGCGGCTTGGAAGCCCTGGAGGGCTGCTGGGACCGGGGCAGTCGGGCCTCCCCGAGTCGGGCCAGAGGGGGCTATGGTGCTCCGCCCTCCGCCCCTCCACCGCCTCCGCCACCACCTCAGGGAGGCTCCCAGCTGGGCCACTGCATCTCGGAGAACGAGGGGGGTGCCCATGGCTATGTCAACACCCTGGCTGTGGCCTCCCATAATTGAGGGTGAAGGGCATGGGTCCTTGGTTTTGGGTTGAGAGTCCCCAACCCCCTTGTCTTCTACCTTCTGTCGCCCAGATTTGATCAGGCTGTATTTGGAAGAGGTAACCCTTTTCAGGGCTAAGGGCCAGGGTGTCCTTCTGCACCCCTGGGGTGAGGACAGCTTGGAGGGAAACCAGCAGTTAATGGTGAGGGAGGTAGGTGCAGTTACTCTCTCCTCCTGTCCTACCCCAATCCTGACCTCCAAGGGGCTGGTACCTCTGCTTCTTGCTTTGCCCACCTCCACTCTAATTCCCATCCATTAGGAGGAGAGGGGTGCTGGGCCTTGGACCTTCTCCCTTGCTTAGAAGTGCCAGCCTCTTTTAGGCTGTGGTTAGTGGCCATTGTCACATGCCTTGAAATTGACCCGGCACCTACTTTTCCACTGATGTGTCTATTGGATTTCTTCCAGGTGATAGATACAAagtgtatgtctctgtgtgtgtagtGTTGTTTTCTTGTGTCCACCCTGTGGCCCTTTGCAACAGGTAGGAGATCTGGGGAGGCCCTGCCCCCTACACCATACTTACCACCACCCTCCTCTTTTCTGCCTGGATTTGTGACCATGAATTCCCAGGAAGAGCTGGGCCCCTGGGAGCTGCCCAGGTACTCCCCTTGAAGGGAGAAGCTCACCCAGGATCTTCCTCAATCCTGCTCCTCTCTTCTCAGCTCAGGGAGAGGGGGGGATCCATTCTCTAAGGACCAAACTGCACCCTTTCTTGGGTGAGCGAGCATTTCTACCTCCGTGCTTTCAACTTTTGTTGCATCATGCACCGATGCTGCTTgcaaaaaatgaagacaaaatactCAGAAGTTGCATTTGCCATGGCCACTGGCTCCAGCTGAGGTTTGGTGCCAGTGTTATTACAGGGTCTGCGGAGTATCAGCCATTGGCTTGGCCTCTGTCTGTTCCTCCCTCTGCACCTAGAACTCTTATCCTTCCTGTGGTTTGGTGCCAACTGGGTCGGATCTGGGCTTAGAGTAATAGCTTTGGTAGGGTTCCTGGATGGCTGTGAAGTTGGGCCTCTCATGGGCCCAAGGGAGTAGGAAGCCCCATTCCCCACCTGTCCTTCCTCTAGGAAGTGTAGATCAGAAAGTGAGATGGTGACCTCCCGCCTGTGGTCTGGTTAAGAGTCTCACTAGGGCCAAGGCAGGCTGCGGAACTTTTCCCTCTTAGAATTCCTCCCACTGAGGGTGATGACAAGAGACATCCGGGGACTGTGCACTTACAGTCTTGGTGTGGAATGTCACTGTTGCCATCTTTGAGGCAGGAtaagtatttttacatattttaagggTGCAGGAGGACAGCAGCTAACAAGGCCAGGAAATACTCACTTCCCTCCACCCTCAACAGGATGTGGTGGGGGTGAAACTTGAAGAATTTTTGtttccccttctcccttcttACGTTTGGGAAGTTTTATGTAGCGTAATAAACTCTAGACAAGTTACCAGAAGATGTGGATTCCAGTTCTGATTCTGTCACTCGTTGGCTTTGAGTgacatatcatttttattttctgggccTGTTTTCTCACATTAAAAAAGTAGAAGTTAGATGAGTGATCTCTAAGGTTGAAGGTAATTTCAACTCTCACATTCTTTGAGTTTGTGGCTCTTGAAAGCCCTGGTCCTGATGCTCCCTGTAAAGGTGGCCAGGAGAGAAGCCAGCCAGGCTGCACCGGCAGAACATTCGCTGCTCTGCACTGGGTGTGTGAAGCCCCAGCAGAGAAGGCCAGAGGGAGGGCTTGGGCGCCTGGGCTGGCTGtggggcagggcctggcacagCTGCAGAGTGCACAGGGAGGGCCGGAAGTGCCAAGTCACTAGCCGTTAACTCAGCACCCAGGCCAAGCCCCCGCCTCCTGCTGGAAGCCCCCTCTTCCAACTGCTCCGGGGCTTAAGGTAGAAGACACCCATGTAGACGGACGTAAGAGGGGCAGAAGGCTGGACCAGAGTTCTCTTGAGCCTCCTCGTGCTCTCAGAGCAGGGAACAGCGGGGGAAAATGTTTACACTCCACACACAATCTGTGCTTCCAGTCCCTCACCCTATGTGGCCCAATAGCTGGCTGAATTTCACACTTAATTggttttcttctgccttcttcctctgctcccactgactcttctcctctcctctccctttgaTTGTACTCAAGGTTCTGGGGCCTAGGCCCTGGGTGGGTACCAACAGCTGCTCCCTGTTCCCATGTCCTCTCTCCAGCTTTGCTCTGTTTCTCTGCTACCTAATCTCAGTGACTGTGAAAGGACGTTGTGTCTGAGCCATGGCCAGCTGCTGGCTGGCCCCCTGACTTGTCCCCTTTCTGTTGTTTGGATGGCCATCTGCTGGGCCTCCCTGACTGTAAAATCTCTGTACTGTTAGGTTTTTGGTGGGAGGCTGTGATAAGTTCCAATGAGCTGCCACTTCCTTGGATATGTCAAGAGGCTGATGGCAACTGGGCCAATTCTGGCAGACACCAGGCCCCCAGCTCAGCCCCAGTCACCCTCTTCTCATACGTGGGTCAAGCACCGTGAGCTCAGAGGGTCAGTTCCTTCCTCTGCTGTTTTTCTTGAGTCCTTGCATTCACTTTCCCTGCCCCATTCACGATGACCCCTAAAGCTTCCTTTGCCTTGCTTTCTAGGGCATCCCTAGTGAAGGAGCAAACGTGAGATTTCCCCATGGGCCTGACAGCCAAGGCGGTGCACTGTCTTCCGAGGTCAATGCCAGCCCGTGCATAGTTCACAGAAAAGGATCCTGGGCTCAGAATTTCGAGAACCGCCTACCCCTAACATTTCAGCAAGTCAGGGCCTTCCTCTCTGTGAGTCCCCAGATCCTTACTTATTTTCAAAAGACTAGACCCTCTCTAAAGACTGTTCCATTTTAACACGCCCTGATTCTGCATCCGTGGGTTTTGTGAAAGAGAGCTAGCTGGCGGTTAGAGCCTGGAAGAAGGAGGGAAGTGGCACCTCACTAGCATTTatcacttttttccttctctttttaaaaataaaaccagactctgttctgaaaataaaaaacttgagGCTTGTGACAAGCTTCCTGTGTGGTTTGTTTCAAGATCTTTTCTGTCCTGGTTTCCTTACAAAATTCTTAAATGTCACTGTGACATTCGCCATTATTTTATAGGTTTGTGTTCACATTAGGGGTACACCTTGGCCCTTTCCTTCTAGGCAGTTGGCATGTTTTTGAGGGAGGCAGTGAGGCTGTGGCCTGGAGCTGGTGAGTGTCTGACAGGCTTTGTTAGCACAGCCAGCTCGGCTCTAATGGACTCAGCCtgagagtgattttttttctcactgcccTGGGCGCTCTcgcacttttctttctttccttccttctttttctttttgagacagggtctcactctgtcaccagggctggagtgcagtggcgccatcgtagttcactgcagcctcaaactcttgggttcaaacaatcctcctgccttagctcccaagtagctgggactacaggggtgagccaccacgcccggcttcctatttcttttttgaggcggagtctcgctctatccttaggcacaggtgcagtggcgcgatctcagttcactgcaagctccgcctcccgagttcacaccattctcctgcctcagactcgagtggctgggactgcaaaCCCACcacccatgcccggctaattttttgcattttagtaggggcaggggtttcaccgtgttagccaggatggtctcgatctcctatgacctcgtgacccgcccgtcggcctcccaaagtgctgggattacaggcgtgagccaccgcgcccggccccggctTCCTATTTCTTTCTAAGAGTAGCTTTCCAACGGGGGAACATCTTgagaaactaatttttaaatactgtgcCCTCCTCTTATCACTCTTGCCCCAGCCAGAAGCACACATTCTTACGTATGAATAAGAACAAAGCCAccggtttttgtttggttttattttaacatgAAGGGTAGTATTAAGTCTAAGGAAGAACATTGGGTCTGCACCAAAATAAACACAGAGTGGTCTTCTTAGCACAGAGGCAGCCAGTATCACACGGCCCCTCTCTGTGTTGTGACCCTAGCTTGCTGCTTCTGGCTGTGCCAAAGGCTACACAGGGGTTTGACTCAGGAGAGCCCGAGAGGCAAGGTCTGAGAGCGGAAGCTCCTGGGAGCCTGGGCTCTCTCCTCTCGTTAGCTGTGGCTTTGGCCATCAACTGGAACTTCGTCATTATAAAACAGGAGCAATCACAGGGCTGCGGTGAGAATTACATGAGGTGACACATGTGAAATGGTCCTTTCCCCTAAGACACGTATAATTGTAACAAGCAAcaaaatttacatagaaaataattACAGAGCAACATACGACCATGTCTTCATTTGTCCCTGGAGTGGATGCAAAATTAGGTGATTAATTTGACCAAGCATGTCATGAATGTTTAGAAATGTCTTCTAGGGAAGTAAGCTGGCGCTCACCGATTTTGGTTTGCCAGGCATATCAGAAGGCGCTTTGTGACAGGTGCGGTAGGGACGCGGAGTGATCTCTTCATGTGTAggccatgcccagcccacacctAGGCCTTGCCTGAGTCTGGCCATGCAGTTCTCGCCCTAAGGAAGAACAGGAAAATATAGCATGTGGTTGACTGTCAGGCCCTCTGCACATTAGCCCCTTCCCTCCTCACAGCCACCTTCAGGGctgctttctctccattttcctgaGGTCCAGAAAGAGGAGGTAGCTGGCACAATGCCGCACCGCAGTCAGGAAGAAAAGCCAGTGTGCACCAAGACCCTTCTTCCTCCCCCATCTGCACTGCTCCATGCAACCTTTAGTGGTCGGCTGTTGCTTGGGTCCAACTTCCTTTCCATGAAAGCTCAGCCGTGCTAGCAAAAAAGCAggggctgggccgggcgcggtggctcaagcctgtaatcccagcactttgggaggccgagacgggggaatcacgaggtcagcagatcgagaccatcctggctaacacggtgaaaccccgtctctactaaaaaatacaaaaaaactagccgggcgaattggcgggcgcctgtagtcccagttactcgggaggctgaggcaggagaatggctaaacccgggaggcggagtttgcagtgagctgagatccggccactgcaaccCAGCCGGGGCAAAAGAGGGAACCCCCGTCctaaaacggaaaaaaaaaaaaaaaagcaggggctgtCTTCATCTTCTGTGAGAATCCCCTGACACTGGTGAGCAGAGGCGGCCAGTGGGACACCCATGCAAGGAAGCAGGCAAATGTAGGGGACAGCCAGCCACCCACCTGCGTCCCTCCTTCTACTCCCTCTCCTCCGGTCATTGTGTACCTTCTTCCTGTCTCATCAGAGAGGAAGGATCCAGTGAGCGAACTCATCGTATTGTCAATGACCTAAGGGGCTATTCCTCCTGGGAAGGACTTCAGGGAGAGGTGGGCTGGGCCAGGCTTCCTGGCACCCTTCAAACCACGAGACAGGAGACTGCACGTTCCTCTCACCACAGGGAAGACTGGCACCCGGATGACTGCTCGCCTTCATCCATCTAAATGGATAGGGTGAGAGTGTGGACCCAGTGCTAGGATCTGGGAGAGGCGATGGGGCATAGAGAGCCATGCAGAGGGGCAGGGCAAGATGGACCTGGATGCCACTGCAGAGTGAGGGGAGGCCCCGTGGACAAAGTGTCGGGTACAGAATTAACATTAACAGCTTGTGCCATGGGTTTAGGGGTAGTtgcttttctttatcttctgtAAAATATACCCATGGAATCCATATTGTCGCCATTTTTCCACAATGGACATGTTCACTCAGCCACATACTTCCCGAGCTCCTGAGAGACGCCAAGTATGGGAACacgtattacttttataatctgaAAAGGCAAACACTGGAGGGAGAGAGCAATACCTAATAGCAGGGAACGAGGCTCGGTGGTACCTCAGGGGGCACAAACTGCTCCGCCCCAGAAGCAGGCTGGTGCCACTCAGGGATACTGCAGGCCTCCCAGGACCCCATGAGGTGGGAACTCCTGCCCCACCCAGTTTACAGAGGAGCAAGCTACCTAGGGCGGATGAGCAGCTGGCCAGCCCCCAACCCTGCTGCCTCTTCTTTGGAAGGACCCTCTGTCCGACACACCTGACTTGTGGGATGCAGGCCTGGCTGCTGGAGCAGTGGCCCTCCATCTCACTCTGCCCTCAGGTGCCCCGGGTCTCGCTGGAGTCCCAGCTGGCAGGGCGCTAAGGCAGAAGAGGGCCCTGCATACCCCTCGTTTATTTAGGAAGAGGAGCACCAAGCACAGAGCCCAAAGGCTATAGAGTTAAAACAGCCCACTGCATTGTAAGTACATCTTCTCTCTTATGCcctatttaattttcaaagataaacagcaaaggcccggcacggtgggctcatgcctatcatcccagcactttgggaggccgaggcgagcagatggcttgagcccaggagttcgtgaccagcctggacaacatggtgaaaccctgtttctacaaaaaatacacacatacacaaattagccaggcacagtggtgcgtgcttgtagttctagctaccaggcaggctgaggtggaaggattgcttgagcctgggaggtcgaggctgcagtgagccataattgcaccactgtaatACAGCCTGGTGACGGAGAGCCCCCGacttaaaaactaacaaaaaaccaaaacacaacaaaagcaagaaagaagtaTATCCGTCATACCCTTGCATTCAGAGATCGCAGCTCAAACTGCTGAATGGATGTTTCAGAGACTGAACACAACCCTTTCTAGACCCTAAACACCTTCAAGGACCTTCCTACGCAGAAAAGAGAAACTGGTTTTGAATCaattattcctttttaaacaaacaaacaaaaaaaactaggaTCAAGACAGTAGGCAGGAAGAAGTCATGAAACTTTCTGTGGGAGCTGGGAGCTTGCTTGGTGGCCTCATGCATAATTGGCCTGGACACAGGCATGGTTAGATGCTCTGCTGCTTCTCTCCCAGTCGGAACCAGCTTTGCACACTGTACTTAAGAGAGGAGCTGAAGAGGTGGGAGGGGCACAGCGTGGAGGGCATTTGTTCTTAGAGAGACATTTCTTGGTGAAACAGAATTTACTAGCCATGGTTcagaataatacaaaaataaaggtGTGGCTTTATTTATACACATTCTTGAAGCTCTTGGCATTCGGCTGAGAGCAGATACCATACTCAGAGTGATGGAATCAATAGCATTTAGGGTAAGCAAGGACCAGTGTGAGACTAGGCCCAGGAAATGGGGAGGGAATGTAAAGGAGAAACAGGGAATgacattaaagaagaaatagacgCCCTGGAGAATTTATGACTTCTTTCTATATGTCATGTCCAGAAGAGGCAAGTCTACAGAGATCAAAGTAGCCTAGGGATGCGGAGGCTGGGGTGGTGACTAAGGGGGCTGGATTTCTTTTGGGGGTAATAAACTCTAAGATTGATTGTGCTGATGGCTGCTGAACTGGGACTATATTAAACAGTATCAAATTGTGCGGGGTCAATTGTGGATTGTATGGTAAGTGGACTGTATTCCAATAAAGCTATTAGGAGAACAAAGGCAGCTGCCCTGGAGATAGTGGGCAACGTCCATCGGGACATTTACTGGCATGGGCTCAAAGGCCAGAAGAGCTAGAATTCAAGGCTCGTGAGGAATGGGAGCAGATGGGAACATGTGCTCTAGGCAGGGAAGAGTGCATCGTGGTATCCTGTACTCCGGACGTCGAACAGGTATTTATTGGAAGCTAGGGAAAGGTCACAGAATGCATGGTAGGTGCCCAGACCCAGTGAAGCCCCTCTCCAGGATTACTGGAGAAGAGATTGAGCCCAAAAGGCTAGTGGCTGGTAGGCCTCTGCTCCTGTTCTCCCTTGCCTGGTCCTTTGATGCTGTTGGGTGGATTATGGGCCATATACTGTCTGGGACACAGAGCTTTGGTGGCCCTGCTGCCACTAGGTAAACTCAAGTAGCAACTTCTTGACCTACAATATGTGACTCTAGACAACTGCTAGAAACTCTTACCAGATCAACAAATGTATGCACTTCTATTGATAATCTCTTTCAGGTACAtgtatgcgtgcacacacacacatgcgcacacacacatgcgcacacacacacaactgtccTGTTTGCTCTCCTGTCCCATTTCCGAATCCTCTCCTCCTCACTGGAGCTTGGAAATACAGTGAAGGACTCAGGCGTAGGAATGAAGGGCACCCTATTCCAGTGTCAGAGGGCACCTCAATGTGTTCCTCAGGACCCTGAAGCCAGAAGCCTCCAGCCTACCCCTAGGAGGTACTTCAGGAACACATTCTTCAAACACTGGCTTCAGAGTCTCTTTTCAAATGCTGATTTTGGACCTCAGACCTTGAAGTCACAGCAGCACCCCTTCCTCTTCCCACACAAGGTCTGCCCAGATCTTCAATGCCCACCACCCCTCATTTCCTCGCCCTTGCACCCTGGGGCTTCCTGAGCTCAGGGGAGCTCCAGCCCAGCTGCTCTGAAGAATCCTGCGTGCTAACAGCTCCCCACTGACAGTCGGAATGCGGGTACAGGGCTTCAGACTCACCTTCCTGCCAGACACTTTTACGTTTCACCTTGACATTTCTCTCTTCCTACACATGAACTCAGGTGACATCCAGCTGTGTTTAGCCCTCAGCCTCTCTCCATGCACAGGGACAGCTCATCAGACGAAAGGTGCCCCAGGCCTCGGGACTGATGCCCACAAGGCTGTCCCCAGCCTGAGCTCTGGTGAcacccccccccaacccccacctgtGATCTCTCTCactgcctctctccttcccctccaggCTCCACCAGCAGCTCCCTGACGCTCACACCACTCACCTCCCAGCACTTACCCACAGGCTGTTTCCTTGCCGGGACTGCGCTTTCCCCAACCATAATCCTTCAGCTCCGGCATCTCCTCCGGGATCCTCCCTGGCCTGGGTGCCTTTCCTGTGCATGCTCATGGCCCTGGGCAGGCTTCCACTCaacctactttatttttttgagacagggtctcactctgctgcccaggctggagtgcaatggtacctttatagctcactgcagcctccacctcctgggttcaagtgatcatctcgcatcagcctcccaagtagctgggactacaggcatgtgccaccatgactggctaaaaaaaaatttaggtagagacaaggtctcactatgttgtccaggttgatcttgaactcctgagctcaagcaatccacatgccttggcctcccaaattgctgggattacaagcatgagccactgcacccggcccattcaGCTTTTACATCTCATGtgaccatcctttttttttttttttagatggagtctcgctctgttgtccaggctgcagtgcaacggcatgatctcggctccctgcaacctctgcctcccaggttcaagcaattctcctgcctcagtctcccaagtagctaggactacaggcatgtgtgtcaccacacctggctaatttttgtatttgtagtatagatggggtttcaccatgttggccaagctggtctcgaactcctgacctcaagtgatccacctgcctcagcctcccaaagtactggaattacaagcgtgagccaccatgcccagcccatcctGTTCGTTAATGTGTCCTTGGCACTAGCGGTTCAGTTCCTTCGTGGCTGGGGCCATGCCACATGCAATTTATCTTGGTATCccaaatgcctggcacatagtaggtgcacaataaatgctgaatgaataaatgatggcATCTCAAAGACACTCTACCATTAGCTCCTGGGAGCGGGCTGTGTGGATTCCCTGGGGAGAGAAGATAACCAGATGGCTGCAGGAAGAAAACTTAGGAGGGATgcctgggattcaaatccagacatCTACATGTTAAAACCTACACTTCACACACGAACAAATACACATGCAGACATGTACACACAGACGAATACTTGTGTATCCACGTGCACACACACTCCTCTCTCAAGTCTGGAATCTGGGCGGTCCCTGGGGAGCCGCCCTCATGCACTGGGCCTCTCTGACTCTGACTCCACCGTGTCCCAGCCCGAGTTCTTCTGCAGCTGGCGGAAAAGCAGCTGCCGCTGGAGGCTCCTCAGGCTCTCCAGGTCCTCAGGAGAGAGTGGCAGGGCCGGCTTCCCTGGGTCctgctcttcttcttcctcttcctccatttCCGTGAGTCCGTCGGGGGGCTGCGGGGAGCTCCTGGAGATGTAGCCCTGGTCAGACTGCACTGACCGCCGCTGCTCCTCCTCGTAGGGCGTGTGTGGGTCTTTGAGGACCATGGCGGGTCTACTGCAGCCCCCCTGGGCCTGGCAGCTCAGACTCTGCTGGAAGAGCGAGAGCATCAAGCCTTCGAGGTGCTCCCTCATGTCCTCTGGAAGGTGGTCAGGAGACGCCATGGGGGTGCTGCCAAGCGGTGAGTCCTCGGGGTCCACAGGGAGGAAGAGGACGCTATTTCGCCCAGCGCCCGGGCTGCCCAGCAGCGGGCAGGCCTCGCCCTCCCCCGCCAGTGCCAACCGCATAGCGGCACCTTCAGCCAGGGGCCCAGGCTCCACCGCGGCCACCAGGGCGCCCTCCTCTGCGGGGAGCACCAGGGTGTGGAGGGGCTGCGGCGCTGGCTGACCCCGGGGCTGCAGGTGAGGTTCCAGCTTTGCCACTgctgctcctccttcctccccgACCAGGAGGTCTATGGCCAGGCAGGCCTGGGAGCCAGGCTCGCGCACCAGGGGCGCCCGCTTCATGATGCCGGTTCCCGGAGGCAGCAGTGGCTCCTCAAACACCTCTTCGT
This is a stretch of genomic DNA from Papio anubis isolate 15944 chromosome 16, Panubis1.0, whole genome shotgun sequence. It encodes these proteins:
- the TMEM121B gene encoding transmembrane protein 121B codes for the protein MRPALGHPRSVSSASGSFPPPPAAARLQPLFLRGGSFRGRRGSGDSSTSTSTSRGGGGGRRGGGGGSPSSSTGAEREDDDESLSVSKPLVPNAALLGPPTQVGAAAGPAPAAFSSSAATSSSTSTPTSSCSMTAADFGGGAAAGAVGGPGSRSAGGAGGTGTGSGASCCPCCCCCGCPDRSGRRGRRRGCAPSPRCRWGYQALSVVLLLAQGGLLDLYLIAVTDLYWCSWIATDLVVVVGWAIFFAKNSRGRRGGVASSAHNHHLHHHHAAPPLHLPAPSAATAGAKARGARGGAGGAGGGLGAAAAAGEFAFAYLAWLIYSIAFTPKVVLILGTSILDLIELRAPFGTTGFRLTMALSVPLLYSLVRAISEAGAPPGSAGPLLLQPQRHRAAGCFLGTCLDLLDSFTLVELMLEGRVPLPAHLRYLLIAVYFLTLASPVLWLYELNAAAAAAAASWGQASGPGSCSRLLRLLGGCLVDVPLLALRCLLVVSYQQPLSIFMLKNLFFLGCRGLEALEGCWDRGSRASPSRARGGYGAPPSAPPPPPPPPQGGSQLGHCISENEGGAHGYVNTLAVASHN